In the Orenia marismortui DSM 5156 genome, one interval contains:
- the yabN gene encoding bifunctional methyltransferase/pyrophosphohydrolase YabN, whose product MLQIIGLGAGGLKLLTLEAYKSLKNADVIYLRTEHHPAVKELEEENIEFESFDYLYEQGENFAEVYRNISNKIIDLTKKKKDIIYAVPGHPLVAEDTVQQITNELSDNEYKVIAGPSFIDAIFTSLGIDPVNGIKVLDGLNFIERDLEPSIATIITQVYNRNIASNVKLTLMEIYPDDFKVKVLRGAGLEDERIEELSLYELDHLPWIDHLTSLYIPADNENTKQFNRLLEIMEILRSSDGCPWDLEQDHHSLKKHLIEESYEVIERIEKEDFFGLANELGDVLLQIVFHAQIAKEDGTFNIYDVISEIIEKMLRRHPHIFAQVEVENSAEVLENWEAIKKKEKMKQGETRESILDDVPIQLPALIQAQKIQNKASKVGFDWPEVDGAITKVNEEIEELLDSIEKGNLDGIKEEFGDLIFSLVNVARFLNIDSEECLRNTINKFKSRFKFIEDKVCEEDQSLEELSLERLDLLWEESKSN is encoded by the coding sequence ATGCTACAAATAATTGGTTTAGGTGCTGGAGGATTAAAGTTACTGACTTTAGAGGCTTATAAATCTTTAAAAAATGCTGATGTTATATACTTACGTACAGAGCATCATCCTGCAGTTAAAGAGCTTGAAGAAGAAAATATTGAATTTGAAAGTTTTGACTATCTTTATGAGCAAGGTGAAAACTTTGCTGAGGTATACCGTAATATTAGTAATAAAATAATAGATTTAACAAAAAAGAAGAAAGATATAATTTATGCAGTGCCTGGACATCCTTTAGTAGCAGAGGATACAGTCCAACAAATTACAAATGAGCTTTCTGATAATGAATATAAAGTCATTGCAGGGCCCAGCTTTATAGATGCTATCTTTACCTCATTGGGAATAGATCCTGTTAATGGTATAAAGGTACTGGATGGGTTAAATTTTATAGAGAGAGATTTAGAACCTTCTATTGCGACAATTATTACTCAGGTTTATAATAGAAATATAGCATCAAATGTTAAGTTAACTTTGATGGAGATATATCCAGATGATTTTAAGGTTAAGGTTTTGCGAGGAGCAGGTCTTGAAGATGAAAGAATAGAGGAACTATCACTTTATGAATTAGATCATTTACCATGGATTGATCACTTAACATCACTATATATACCAGCAGATAATGAGAATACAAAGCAATTTAATCGATTATTAGAGATAATGGAGATCTTAAGAAGCTCAGATGGTTGTCCTTGGGATTTAGAACAAGATCATCATTCGTTAAAGAAGCACCTAATAGAAGAATCTTATGAAGTTATAGAAAGAATCGAAAAGGAAGACTTTTTTGGTTTGGCCAATGAATTAGGAGATGTATTATTGCAAATAGTATTTCATGCACAGATTGCTAAAGAAGATGGTACTTTTAATATTTATGATGTTATTTCTGAGATCATTGAAAAGATGCTTAGACGACATCCTCATATATTTGCTCAAGTTGAAGTAGAAAACTCTGCTGAAGTTTTAGAAAATTGGGAGGCTATAAAGAAAAAGGAGAAGATGAAGCAAGGTGAAACAAGGGAATCAATTTTGGATGATGTTCCTATTCAACTGCCAGCTTTGATACAAGCTCAAAAAATTCAAAATAAAGCATCTAAGGTTGGTTTTGATTGGCCAGAGGTAGACGGTGCTATAACTAAGGTTAATGAAGAGATTGAGGAGTTATTAGATAGCATAGAGAAGGGTAATTTAGATGGTATCAAAGAAGAATTTGGCGATTTAATCTTTTCTTTGGTTAATGTAGCTAGGTTTTTAAATATAGATAGTGAGGAGTGTTTAAGAAATACTATCAATAAATTTAAATCTAGATTTAAATTTATTGAAGATAAAGTTTGTGAGGAAGATCAAAGTTTAGAAGAATTATCTTTAGAAAGGTTAGATTTACTTTGGGAAGAATCTAAAAGTAATTGA
- a CDS encoding phospho-sugar mutase — translation MDYRVKYEEWLTNDYFDQNTKEELRSIANDQKEIEERFYTSLDFGTGGLRGIIGAGTNRINKYTIRKATQGLANYISENGDKEKGVVISHDSRHKSREFSIEAALVLAANGIKAYLFDDLRPTPELSFAVRELGATAGIMVTASHNPPEYNGYKVYWEDGAQVVSPHDKGIIGEVNAIESFDNVKTISEEEAREQGLFEIIKPEMDDKYIKTLKDLSLNPESIKKVANDLHIVYTPLHGTGNMPVQRVLDELGFKNLHVVKEQEQPDPNFSTVSYPNPEEPAVFDLGIKLAEEKDAELVMANDPDADRVGIAVKNTDGEWEFLNGNQVGILLTEYIVNSLERVPENGVVIKTVVTTEMIRPIAEKYGLGVMDTLTGFKYIGEKIKEFEEGKYDKKYIFGFEESYGYLYGTHARDKDAIVATMLVAEMAAYYKSKGSSIYEELMRCYEEYGYYKADLEAIKMPGKEGKEKIAALLKSLREDSPVELNGEKVIVKKDYLLSKEYDLVNGEESEIDLPESNVLQFLLADNSLVTVRPSGTEPKIKFYFSVTGDSNEEAEDKLSSLKESVMKLTK, via the coding sequence ATGGATTATAGAGTTAAGTATGAAGAATGGTTAACTAATGATTACTTTGATCAAAACACAAAGGAAGAATTAAGAAGCATAGCAAATGATCAAAAAGAAATCGAAGAAAGATTTTATACTAGTTTAGATTTTGGAACAGGTGGTTTAAGAGGTATAATTGGAGCTGGAACTAATAGAATTAATAAATATACAATTAGAAAAGCTACTCAAGGATTAGCTAATTATATTTCTGAAAATGGAGATAAAGAAAAGGGAGTAGTTATTTCTCATGATTCTAGACATAAGTCAAGAGAATTTTCAATAGAAGCTGCACTAGTATTAGCTGCTAATGGAATTAAGGCTTATTTATTTGATGATTTAAGACCTACACCAGAACTTTCTTTTGCAGTTAGAGAATTAGGAGCAACTGCAGGAATTATGGTAACAGCAAGTCATAATCCACCAGAGTACAATGGATATAAAGTATATTGGGAAGATGGAGCACAAGTTGTTTCTCCACATGATAAAGGTATTATTGGAGAAGTTAATGCTATTGAGAGCTTTGATAATGTAAAGACTATCTCTGAAGAAGAAGCTCGTGAGCAAGGTTTATTTGAAATTATAAAACCAGAAATGGATGATAAGTACATAAAAACTTTAAAGGATTTATCTTTAAACCCTGAAAGCATCAAAAAAGTAGCTAATGATTTACATATTGTTTATACACCATTACATGGAACAGGAAATATGCCTGTACAAAGAGTCTTGGATGAATTAGGATTTAAAAATTTACATGTAGTAAAAGAGCAAGAGCAGCCAGATCCTAATTTTTCTACAGTATCTTATCCTAATCCAGAGGAACCAGCAGTATTTGATTTAGGAATTAAGTTAGCAGAAGAGAAGGATGCAGAATTAGTAATGGCTAATGATCCAGATGCAGACCGTGTAGGTATTGCTGTTAAGAATACTGATGGTGAATGGGAGTTTTTAAATGGAAACCAAGTTGGAATCTTATTAACTGAGTATATAGTTAATTCTTTAGAAAGGGTACCTGAAAATGGAGTAGTTATTAAAACAGTTGTAACTACAGAAATGATTAGACCAATTGCTGAAAAATATGGTTTAGGTGTAATGGACACTTTAACTGGATTTAAATATATTGGTGAAAAGATTAAAGAGTTTGAAGAAGGTAAGTATGATAAAAAATATATTTTTGGATTTGAGGAAAGTTATGGATATTTATACGGGACTCATGCTCGTGATAAAGATGCTATAGTAGCTACTATGTTAGTGGCAGAGATGGCAGCTTATTATAAATCTAAAGGAAGCTCAATTTATGAAGAATTAATGAGATGTTATGAAGAGTATGGATATTACAAAGCAGACTTAGAAGCTATTAAGATGCCAGGAAAAGAAGGGAAAGAGAAGATAGCTGCGTTACTAAAATCATTAAGAGAAGATAGTCCAGTAGAGCTTAATGGTGAAAAGGTAATAGTAAAGAAGGATTATCTATTAAGTAAAGAGTATGACTTAGTTAATGGAGAAGAAAGTGAAATTGATTTACCAGAATCTAATGTATTACAATTTTTATTAGCTGATAATAGTCTTGTAACAGTAAGGCCATCTGGTACAGAACCAAAAATTAAATTTTATTTCTCGGTTACAGGTGATAGTAATGAAGAAGCAGAAGATAAGTTATCTTCTTTAAAGGAGTCTGTAATGAAATTAACAAAATAG
- a CDS encoding MetS family NSS transporter small subunit: MSISAILMFIFGSVILYGGLGYCVYRVVKREKERNKG, translated from the coding sequence ATGTCTATTTCTGCGATATTAATGTTTATTTTTGGTTCTGTAATACTTTATGGAGGTTTAGGATATTGTGTTTATAGGGTTGTTAAAAGAGAAAAAGAAAGAAATAAAGGTTAA
- a CDS encoding SpoIID/LytB domain-containing protein, whose protein sequence is MNRKYFNKINFLLIIFILIFTACAKEKEKAQYKEEPTIQVKLKDGNIKKIKIEDYIAGVVAGEMKKDWPKNAYAAQAIIARTFTLKRLKENGNNTISAKHEEAQAYKPENITPEIKEAIKMTRGEVVTYNGQYIQGWFHSSAGGQTTSAKVGLAYKEDEPAYVHSVKSPDGAAPADIQNWRVVISFSDILAALQQTGEVSKELKDIKVIKKDQTGRIEEIEIVHDQGSKKLKGAEFRTIIGPDKLKSTLINSIEKSGNKFIFSGSGYGHGVGMSQWGAYKMAQDGKKPEDIVRHYFKDIKIGKIWE, encoded by the coding sequence ATGAATCGCAAATATTTTAATAAAATTAATTTTTTATTAATAATTTTTATACTAATCTTTACTGCTTGTGCAAAAGAGAAGGAGAAAGCACAATATAAAGAAGAGCCTACTATTCAAGTTAAACTTAAGGATGGGAATATTAAAAAGATAAAAATAGAAGATTATATAGCTGGTGTTGTAGCTGGAGAAATGAAGAAAGATTGGCCTAAAAATGCTTATGCAGCTCAAGCTATTATTGCTAGAACTTTTACTTTAAAACGTTTAAAAGAAAATGGAAATAATACTATCAGTGCTAAGCATGAAGAAGCTCAGGCATATAAGCCAGAAAATATAACGCCAGAGATAAAAGAAGCTATTAAGATGACTAGGGGAGAAGTTGTAACTTATAATGGTCAATATATTCAGGGGTGGTTTCACTCAAGTGCAGGAGGTCAGACAACTAGTGCTAAAGTAGGTCTAGCTTACAAAGAAGATGAACCAGCATATGTTCATAGTGTAAAGTCTCCTGATGGGGCTGCTCCAGCTGATATTCAAAATTGGAGAGTGGTTATTTCTTTTTCAGATATTTTAGCTGCATTGCAGCAAACTGGTGAGGTGTCAAAAGAGTTAAAGGATATTAAGGTAATAAAAAAAGATCAAACAGGTAGAATTGAGGAAATTGAAATAGTTCATGACCAAGGAAGTAAGAAATTAAAAGGAGCTGAATTTAGAACTATTATAGGTCCTGATAAATTAAAATCAACGTTAATTAATTCAATCGAGAAGAGTGGCAATAAGTTCATATTCTCTGGCAGTGGTTATGGACATGGTGTTGGAATGAGCCAATGGGGAGCCTATAAGATGGCTCAGGATGGAAAGAAACCTGAAGATATAGTTAGGCATTATTTTAAAGATATTAAGATAGGGAAAATATGGGAGTAA
- a CDS encoding cation:proton antiporter: protein MLLSIALILIVGLILGFIFAKFNLPSLIGMLLAGILLGPSGFSLLDVKLISISQEIRDLALIIILLRAGLGISKETLKKIGKTAFKLSFIPGLLEGGAIFLLAKYLFNLSWQAAGMLAFIIAAVSPAVIVPSMLQLIEKKLGKDKEVPTLVLASASIDDVFAITIFSIFLGIFKSGEVSIANSLIQIPFKIIGGIGLGLIIAYLLNLFFKKYSNLELSYQTIILIVTAILTTVIGNYFKVASLLGVMTIGYLLLEKNKKLATNLSLALNKLWIPAKVFLFVLIGAAVKVEIALNAGWLSILLIFLGLIARSIGVLIATHNSYLNLKERTFCVIAYLPKATVQAAIGAVPLANGVPSGELILALAVMSIVLTAPLGAIGIDYFAPQLLSQNKDYKLECQPE from the coding sequence ATGTTATTAAGTATTGCTTTAATTTTAATAGTTGGTTTGATTTTAGGATTTATTTTTGCTAAATTTAATTTACCAAGCCTAATAGGAATGTTACTTGCAGGAATCTTATTAGGTCCTTCAGGATTTTCTTTGCTAGATGTTAAATTAATAAGCATATCTCAAGAGATAAGGGACTTGGCTTTAATTATCATCTTACTTAGAGCAGGCTTAGGAATTAGTAAAGAAACTTTAAAAAAGATTGGAAAAACTGCTTTTAAATTAAGCTTCATACCTGGCTTGTTAGAAGGAGGGGCAATATTTTTACTTGCCAAATATCTATTTAATCTTAGTTGGCAAGCAGCAGGAATGTTAGCCTTTATTATTGCAGCTGTATCTCCAGCAGTAATTGTACCTTCAATGTTACAATTAATTGAAAAAAAATTAGGTAAAGATAAAGAAGTACCAACTTTAGTCTTAGCTAGCGCATCAATAGATGATGTCTTTGCAATTACTATTTTTAGTATCTTTTTAGGAATTTTTAAAAGTGGAGAAGTTTCTATTGCAAATTCCTTAATTCAAATACCATTTAAAATTATTGGTGGAATAGGCTTAGGATTAATTATTGCTTATCTTCTAAACTTATTCTTTAAAAAATATTCTAACTTAGAGCTAAGCTATCAAACAATTATTTTAATTGTTACAGCTATCTTAACTACAGTTATTGGCAACTACTTCAAAGTAGCCAGTCTACTAGGAGTAATGACTATAGGATATTTATTACTGGAAAAGAACAAAAAATTAGCTACTAATTTATCTTTAGCACTAAATAAATTATGGATTCCAGCTAAAGTCTTCTTATTTGTCTTAATTGGTGCAGCTGTTAAAGTTGAAATCGCTTTAAATGCTGGCTGGTTGAGCATACTTCTTATCTTCTTAGGATTAATAGCTCGAAGTATAGGAGTCTTAATTGCTACTCACAATAGCTATCTTAATCTAAAAGAAAGAACCTTCTGTGTGATAGCTTATTTACCTAAAGCCACAGTTCAAGCAGCTATCGGTGCTGTTCCCTTAGCAAATGGGGTTCCATCAGGAGAATTAATTTTGGCTTTAGCAGTAATGTCAATTGTCTTAACAGCACCTCTTGGAGCTATTGGGATTGATTATTTTGCTCCACAATTACTTTCTCAAAATAAAGATTATAAATTAGAATGTCAACCAGAATAA
- a CDS encoding D-alanyl-D-alanine carboxypeptidase family protein, translating to MLKLKRILSGFLFILVLSLAVTVQAAEFDVNSKSAVLMDAETGQVLFNKNGNLELPPASITKIMTALLAMEAIDSGDVSLGDQVTVSDLAESMGGSQIWLEAGEKISLKELLKAMMIPSANDAAVAVAEYIGGTEHNFIRMMNHKAKELGMNHTSFVNATGLPVAHGDHHTSALDIAIMARELVKHNQILDFTSKRLDYIRKKSYPIYTTNNLLGHFPGADGLKTGWTEKAGYCLAGTAARGDLRLIAVVMGTESADARVEETAKLLNYGFRAFNKALLINSAIEVDKVPVQKGKELEVAVETAQSFSAMIERGTKDMVEQEVKISEDLEAPVKKGTKVGKLIFKKEGSVLGKVDLVTSNDVEKAGFFTLIWRWIVDFVMGFFKK from the coding sequence ATGTTGAAATTGAAAAGAATACTTAGTGGCTTTTTGTTTATCTTAGTTTTATCTTTAGCAGTAACAGTTCAGGCGGCAGAGTTTGATGTAAATTCTAAGTCTGCTGTATTGATGGATGCTGAAACAGGACAAGTTTTATTCAATAAGAATGGAAATTTAGAATTACCACCGGCTAGCATAACAAAGATTATGACTGCTTTACTAGCAATGGAAGCAATTGATTCAGGAGATGTTTCTCTAGGTGATCAAGTAACAGTAAGTGATTTAGCTGAATCTATGGGAGGTTCACAAATTTGGCTAGAAGCTGGGGAGAAGATATCTTTAAAGGAACTATTAAAGGCTATGATGATACCTTCTGCCAATGATGCAGCTGTTGCAGTAGCAGAATATATTGGTGGAACAGAGCATAATTTTATTAGAATGATGAATCATAAGGCAAAAGAGTTAGGTATGAATCATACATCATTTGTTAATGCAACAGGACTTCCTGTAGCACATGGTGACCATCATACAAGTGCCCTTGATATAGCAATTATGGCTAGAGAATTAGTTAAACATAATCAAATATTAGATTTTACGAGTAAGCGTTTAGATTATATTAGAAAGAAAAGTTATCCTATTTATACTACTAATAATTTGTTAGGTCATTTTCCAGGAGCTGATGGATTAAAGACTGGTTGGACTGAAAAAGCAGGTTATTGTTTAGCTGGTACAGCTGCAAGGGGAGATTTGAGATTAATTGCTGTAGTGATGGGGACAGAAAGTGCTGATGCACGTGTGGAAGAAACTGCAAAATTATTAAATTATGGTTTTAGAGCATTTAATAAGGCTTTGTTAATTAATTCTGCTATTGAAGTAGATAAGGTTCCAGTGCAAAAAGGAAAAGAATTAGAGGTAGCTGTTGAAACTGCTCAAAGTTTTTCTGCTATGATTGAAAGAGGAACTAAAGATATGGTTGAACAAGAGGTTAAAATTAGTGAAGATTTAGAAGCTCCAGTGAAAAAGGGTACAAAAGTTGGAAAGCTAATCTTTAAAAAAGAGGGTAGTGTATTAGGAAAGGTTGATTTAGTAACATCTAATGATGTTGAAAAGGCTGGGTTCTTTACTTTGATATGGCGTTGGATAGTTGACTTTGTGATGGGATTCTTTAAAAAGTAA